One segment of Lutra lutra chromosome 12, mLutLut1.2, whole genome shotgun sequence DNA contains the following:
- the OGFOD2 gene encoding 2-oxoglutarate and iron-dependent oxygenase domain-containing protein 2 isoform X2, with protein sequence MATAGAPRRFCRCACFCSENLYVARYGLHVRFRGEQQLRRDYGPILRSRGCVSPKDFQQLVGEDEALAPEFLAAAEYSTSPGADFEGLLQRLETVSGEKRIYRVPVFTAAFCQALLEELEHFEQSDLPKGRPNTMNNYGVLLHELGLDEPLVTPLRERFLQPLMALLYPDCGGGWLDSHRAFVVKYAPGQDRELGCHYDNAELTLNVALGKAFTGGALYFGGLFQAPSALTRPLEVEHVVGQGILHRGGQLHGARPLGMGERWNLVVWLRASAVRNRLCPMCCRKPDLVDDEGFGDGFTREEPTTVDVCALT encoded by the exons ATGGCAACGGCTGGGGCCCCGCGGCGCTTCTGCCGCTGCGCCTGTTTCTGCTCCGAGAACCTGTACGTGGCGCGCTACGGGCTCCACGTGCGCTTCCGGGGCGAGCAGCAGCTGCGCCGGGACTACGGCCCG ATCCTGCGCAGCCGCGGGTGTGTCAGCCCCAAGGACTTCCAGCAGCTCGTAGGAGAG GATGAGGCTCTGGCCCCCGAGTTTTTGGCCGCAGCTGAGTACAGCACGTCACCAGGTGCAGACTTCGAAGGCCTTCTCCAGCGGCTGGAGACGGTGTCTG GGGAGAAGCGTATCTACCGGGTGCcggtgttcacagcagcattctGCCAGGCCCTGCTGGAGGAGCTGGAGCACTTCGAGCAGTCAGACCTGCCCAAGGGAAGACCCAACACCATGAACAATTATGGG GTGCTGCTGCACGAGCTAGGCCTGGATGAGCCGCTGGTGACGCCACTGCGGGAGCGCTTCCTGCAGCCGCTGATGGCCCTGCTGTACCCAGACTGTGGGGGGGGCTGGCTCGACAGCCACCGGGCCTTCGTGGTCAAATACGCCCCGGGCCAGGACCGGGAGCTCGGCTGCCACTATGATAACGCCGAGCTCACCCTCAACGTGGCCCTTGGCAAGGCCTTCACGGGGGGCGCCTTGTACTTTGGGGGCCTCTTCCAG GCACCGTCAGCCCTGACCAGACCCCTGGAGGTGGAGCACGTGGTGGGCCAGGGCATCCTGCACCGGGGTGGCCAGCTGCACGGGGCCCGGCCACTGGGCATGGGCGAGCGCTGGAACCTTGTCGTCTGGCTCCGGGCCTCTGCTGTGCGCAACCGCCTGTGCCCCATGTGCTGCCGCAAACCCGACCTGGTGGACGACGAGGGCTTCGGCGACGGCTTCACCCGCGAGGAGCCCACCACCGTGGATGTGTGCGCGCTGACTTGA
- the OGFOD2 gene encoding 2-oxoglutarate and iron-dependent oxygenase domain-containing protein 2 isoform X1: MATAGAPRRFCRCACFCSENLYVARYGLHVRFRGEQQLRRDYGPILRSRGCVSPKDFQQLVGELEQEVERRQRLGQESAARKALISQSYHPVRPDVYNTLQDEALAPEFLAAAEYSTSPGADFEGLLQRLETVSGEKRIYRVPVFTAAFCQALLEELEHFEQSDLPKGRPNTMNNYGVLLHELGLDEPLVTPLRERFLQPLMALLYPDCGGGWLDSHRAFVVKYAPGQDRELGCHYDNAELTLNVALGKAFTGGALYFGGLFQAPSALTRPLEVEHVVGQGILHRGGQLHGARPLGMGERWNLVVWLRASAVRNRLCPMCCRKPDLVDDEGFGDGFTREEPTTVDVCALT, from the exons ATGGCAACGGCTGGGGCCCCGCGGCGCTTCTGCCGCTGCGCCTGTTTCTGCTCCGAGAACCTGTACGTGGCGCGCTACGGGCTCCACGTGCGCTTCCGGGGCGAGCAGCAGCTGCGCCGGGACTACGGCCCG ATCCTGCGCAGCCGCGGGTGTGTCAGCCCCAAGGACTTCCAGCAGCTCGTAGGAGAG CTTGAGCAGGAGGTGGAGCGACGGCAGCGGCTGGGGCAGGAGTCGGCTGCCAGGAAAGCCCTCATTTCGCAGTCCTACCACCCGGTGAGGCCCGATGTCTACAACACGCTGCAG GATGAGGCTCTGGCCCCCGAGTTTTTGGCCGCAGCTGAGTACAGCACGTCACCAGGTGCAGACTTCGAAGGCCTTCTCCAGCGGCTGGAGACGGTGTCTG GGGAGAAGCGTATCTACCGGGTGCcggtgttcacagcagcattctGCCAGGCCCTGCTGGAGGAGCTGGAGCACTTCGAGCAGTCAGACCTGCCCAAGGGAAGACCCAACACCATGAACAATTATGGG GTGCTGCTGCACGAGCTAGGCCTGGATGAGCCGCTGGTGACGCCACTGCGGGAGCGCTTCCTGCAGCCGCTGATGGCCCTGCTGTACCCAGACTGTGGGGGGGGCTGGCTCGACAGCCACCGGGCCTTCGTGGTCAAATACGCCCCGGGCCAGGACCGGGAGCTCGGCTGCCACTATGATAACGCCGAGCTCACCCTCAACGTGGCCCTTGGCAAGGCCTTCACGGGGGGCGCCTTGTACTTTGGGGGCCTCTTCCAG GCACCGTCAGCCCTGACCAGACCCCTGGAGGTGGAGCACGTGGTGGGCCAGGGCATCCTGCACCGGGGTGGCCAGCTGCACGGGGCCCGGCCACTGGGCATGGGCGAGCGCTGGAACCTTGTCGTCTGGCTCCGGGCCTCTGCTGTGCGCAACCGCCTGTGCCCCATGTGCTGCCGCAAACCCGACCTGGTGGACGACGAGGGCTTCGGCGACGGCTTCACCCGCGAGGAGCCCACCACCGTGGATGTGTGCGCGCTGACTTGA
- the ARL6IP4 gene encoding ADP-ribosylation factor-like protein 6-interacting protein 4, which translates to MAHVSSRKRSKSRSRSRGRGSEKRRKKSSKDAARSCSASGSQDHKASNTSSGAEASPSPCITERSKHKARRRPRSSSSSSSSSSSSSSSSSSSSSSSSDGRKKRGKHKDKKRKKKKKKRKKKLKKKSKEKAKLQQGEALPGPSLDQWHRSAEEEEDGPVLTDEQKSRIQAMKPMTKEEWDARQSIIRKVVDPETGRTRLIKGDGEVLEEIVTKERHREINKQATRGDGLAFQMRAGLLP; encoded by the exons ATGGCTCACGTCAGCTCTCGCAAGCGCTCCAAGAGCCGAAGCCGGTCCCGGGGCCGCGGGTccgaaaagagaaggaagaagagcagtAAGGACGCTGCTCGGAGCTGCTCGGCTTCTGGATCCCAAGACCACAAAGCCAGCAACACCTCCTCTGGGGCGGAGG CCTCACCTTCTCCCTGCAtcacagagagaagcaagcaCAAGGCCCGGAGGAGACCACggtccagctcctcctcctcttcttccagttcttctagctcttcttcctcttcgtcctcctcctcttcctccagtgATGGCCGGAAGAAGCGGGGGAAGCACAAggacaagaagaggaagaagaagaagaagaaaaggaagaagaagctgaagaagaaaagcaaggagaAGGCAAAGCTGCAGCAGGGCGAGGCTCTGCCGGGACCCTCGCTGGACCAGTGGCACAGATCggctgaggaggaagaggatggccCAG TCCTGACGGATGAGCAGAAGTCCCGCATCCAGGCCATGAAGCCCATGACCAAGGAGGAGTGGGATGCCCGGCAGAGCATCATCCGGAAGGTGGTGGACCCGGAGACAGGACGCACCAG gctcaTTAAGGGAGATGGTGAGGTCTTAGAGGAAATCGTGACGAAGGAACGACACAGAGAGATCAACAAG CAAGCCACCCGAGGGGACGGCCTGGCCTTCCAGATGCGAGCTGGGCTGCTACCCTGA
- the OGFOD2 gene encoding 2-oxoglutarate and iron-dependent oxygenase domain-containing protein 2 isoform X3: protein MCGCLWKQGERLQGPTRGPRKRPPCRPHSMSVVVTTALRGEYPCPPHCTGEKRIYRVPVFTAAFCQALLEELEHFEQSDLPKGRPNTMNNYGVLLHELGLDEPLVTPLRERFLQPLMALLYPDCGGGWLDSHRAFVVKYAPGQDRELGCHYDNAELTLNVALGKAFTGGALYFGGLFQAPSALTRPLEVEHVVGQGILHRGGQLHGARPLGMGERWNLVVWLRASAVRNRLCPMCCRKPDLVDDEGFGDGFTREEPTTVDVCALT, encoded by the exons ATGTGTGGGTGTCTgtggaagcagggggagaggctcCAGGGACCAACGAGGGGGCCCAGGAAGAGGCCTCCCTGCCGCCCACACAGTATGTCCGTAGTGGTCACAACAGCCCTGAGAGGTGAGTACCCGTGTCCTCCCCAttgtacag GGGAGAAGCGTATCTACCGGGTGCcggtgttcacagcagcattctGCCAGGCCCTGCTGGAGGAGCTGGAGCACTTCGAGCAGTCAGACCTGCCCAAGGGAAGACCCAACACCATGAACAATTATGGG GTGCTGCTGCACGAGCTAGGCCTGGATGAGCCGCTGGTGACGCCACTGCGGGAGCGCTTCCTGCAGCCGCTGATGGCCCTGCTGTACCCAGACTGTGGGGGGGGCTGGCTCGACAGCCACCGGGCCTTCGTGGTCAAATACGCCCCGGGCCAGGACCGGGAGCTCGGCTGCCACTATGATAACGCCGAGCTCACCCTCAACGTGGCCCTTGGCAAGGCCTTCACGGGGGGCGCCTTGTACTTTGGGGGCCTCTTCCAG GCACCGTCAGCCCTGACCAGACCCCTGGAGGTGGAGCACGTGGTGGGCCAGGGCATCCTGCACCGGGGTGGCCAGCTGCACGGGGCCCGGCCACTGGGCATGGGCGAGCGCTGGAACCTTGTCGTCTGGCTCCGGGCCTCTGCTGTGCGCAACCGCCTGTGCCCCATGTGCTGCCGCAAACCCGACCTGGTGGACGACGAGGGCTTCGGCGACGGCTTCACCCGCGAGGAGCCCACCACCGTGGATGTGTGCGCGCTGACTTGA